From the genome of Paraburkholderia flava, one region includes:
- a CDS encoding methyl-accepting chemotaxis protein — protein MLSKLSIRASLSLIVAFFGVVLVIGAAVGLLSIRAGNASLQQMYTVNTPAVADLEGSAGQLLRLRLALATYASLIDLNDNDGAKAVLGRFDQYLKISNDRLDHYVSIAGWDDEGRRLIKDMQDKRNTFLHDGVDLALAALKSGDRNGFEEIQAHKLPSLYNGYEKAMLALEKRQIDHGAQQYQAAQDRFVAVSIAVVVGMVLALLGGWLARAGLMRAIVHPVDAAILQFQRIAGGDLTERVVVRSNNEMGKLSAALQKMQASLITTVSAVRDGTESIDTGVSEIASGNADLSQRTEEQAASLEETAASIEQLTSTVKQTAENALQASSLAHDASGLAARGGELTREVVGTMQHIVDDSKQIADIVGVIEGIAFQTNILALNAAVEAARAGEQGRGFAVVASEVRTLAQRSATAAKEIKELIDTSTTRVETGANLVERSGSTMQEIVGAITRVSSIMGEIASAAAEQSSGIDQVNLAVAQMDQVTQQNAALVEQATAAAASLEDQAHTLRAAIAVFRT, from the coding sequence ATGCTGAGCAAGCTGTCAATTCGCGCGAGCCTGAGCCTGATCGTCGCGTTCTTCGGCGTCGTGCTGGTGATCGGCGCCGCTGTCGGGCTGCTGTCGATTCGCGCCGGCAATGCATCGCTGCAACAGATGTACACCGTCAACACGCCGGCCGTCGCCGATCTCGAAGGGAGTGCGGGCCAGTTGCTGCGTCTGCGGCTCGCGCTTGCGACCTATGCGTCGCTGATCGATCTGAACGACAACGACGGCGCGAAGGCCGTGCTCGGCCGCTTCGACCAGTATCTGAAGATTTCGAACGATCGACTTGATCACTATGTGTCGATTGCCGGTTGGGACGACGAGGGCCGGCGCCTCATCAAGGACATGCAGGACAAGCGCAATACGTTTCTGCACGACGGCGTCGATCTTGCGCTGGCCGCGCTGAAATCGGGCGACCGGAACGGCTTCGAGGAAATCCAGGCGCACAAGCTGCCGTCGCTCTACAACGGCTATGAGAAGGCGATGCTCGCGCTGGAGAAGCGGCAGATCGATCACGGCGCGCAGCAGTACCAGGCCGCGCAGGACCGCTTCGTCGCGGTGAGTATCGCGGTGGTCGTCGGGATGGTGCTCGCGCTGCTCGGCGGATGGCTCGCGCGCGCGGGGCTGATGCGCGCGATCGTGCATCCGGTCGATGCGGCGATCCTGCAGTTTCAGCGTATTGCGGGCGGCGATCTGACCGAACGCGTCGTGGTCAGAAGCAACAACGAGATGGGCAAGCTGTCGGCGGCGCTGCAGAAGATGCAGGCGTCGTTGATCACGACGGTCAGCGCGGTGCGCGACGGCACCGAGTCGATCGATACCGGCGTGAGCGAGATTGCATCGGGCAACGCCGATCTGTCGCAGCGTACCGAGGAGCAGGCCGCGTCGCTCGAGGAAACCGCCGCGAGCATCGAACAGCTGACCTCGACCGTCAAGCAGACCGCAGAAAACGCGTTGCAGGCCAGCTCGCTTGCACACGATGCGTCGGGCCTCGCCGCGCGCGGTGGCGAACTCACGCGCGAAGTGGTCGGGACGATGCAGCACATCGTCGACGACTCGAAGCAGATTGCCGATATCGTCGGCGTGATCGAGGGCATCGCGTTTCAGACTAACATCCTCGCGTTGAACGCGGCGGTCGAAGCCGCGCGCGCTGGCGAGCAGGGTCGCGGCTTTGCTGTGGTCGCGAGCGAAGTTCGTACGCTCGCGCAGCGTAGCGCGACGGCGGCGAAGGAGATCAAGGAACTGATCGACACGTCAACGACGCGTGTCGAAACCGGTGCGAACCTCGTCGAGCGTTCGGGCTCGACGATGCAGGAAATCGTCGGCGCGATTACGCGGGTGAGTTCGATCATGGGCGAGATTGCGTCGGCGGCGGCTGAGCAGAGCAGCGGCATCGATCAGGTCAATCTTGCGGTCGCGCAGATGGATCAGGTTACGCAGCAGAATGCTGCGCTTGTCGAGCAGGCTACGGCTGCGGCGGCTTCGTTAGAAGATCAGGCGCATACGTTGCGGGCGGCGATTGCGGTGTTTAGGACTTGA
- a CDS encoding DUF1349 domain-containing protein, whose translation MTTFKELKWLNAPASSELRSGDLWVKTGDRTDFWRGTFYDFWRDNGHFGYVTVSGDFSAEVTVIGRYEALYDQAGLMIRVSEADWIKAGTEFSDGEVCMSVVVTNDHSDWSMQRLTAASGELRLRVTRHAEAVRVQYLRESDSQWQMVRLAYLPPTASVDVGVMCCSPQREGFEVLFRDLTIGPAIERRLHD comes from the coding sequence ATGACGACGTTCAAAGAACTCAAATGGCTTAACGCCCCGGCATCGTCCGAACTTCGATCGGGAGACCTGTGGGTCAAGACCGGCGATCGAACCGACTTCTGGCGCGGGACGTTCTACGACTTCTGGCGCGACAACGGTCATTTCGGTTACGTCACGGTGTCCGGAGATTTTTCTGCGGAGGTCACCGTCATCGGTCGCTATGAAGCGCTATACGACCAGGCCGGCTTGATGATCCGCGTGAGCGAGGCTGACTGGATAAAAGCCGGGACCGAGTTTTCCGATGGCGAGGTGTGTATGTCGGTCGTCGTCACGAACGACCACTCCGACTGGTCGATGCAACGTCTGACGGCTGCGTCCGGTGAACTGCGTTTGCGCGTGACGAGACACGCCGAAGCGGTGCGCGTGCAATACCTGCGTGAATCGGACAGCCAGTGGCAGATGGTGCGCCTCGCGTATTTGCCGCCGACGGCCAGCGTCGATGTAGGCGTGATGTGTTGCTCGCCGCAGCGGGAGGGTTTCGAGGTGTTGTTTCGGGATCTGACGATAGGGCCGGCGATTGAGCGTCGGCTGCATGATTGA
- a CDS encoding DUF262 domain-containing protein — protein sequence MSNLTKIVQKFEAAQNALVLQASDLSLQTIAQMVQSKAIDVSPKYQRRERWKPLAQAELIESFLINVPIPPVYLAEDDFGTYSVIDGKQRITTIHRFLFDQFALEGLHKFPEVNGLKFSNLPPELYNALTIRPYVRVVTLLKQTDPELKYEVFTRLNTGGEPLLPQEIRNALYRGSLNDLLFELADAPFLHRQLKIVSMKETPYKEMQDVEAVLRFLSLSLNWSDFSGNMRYSLDAFAAANRDISKQKISAAKKKFETALARCEHLWGDDAFKRHQGAAYRDQFMSAMFDAQMITASELSEARYNALCTKTTTVRKETLKLFKDDRFVDAIRVSTNTPSKVLYRIDTMKEALKNIA from the coding sequence ATGAGCAACCTAACAAAAATTGTCCAGAAGTTCGAGGCAGCGCAAAACGCACTGGTTCTTCAGGCTTCCGACCTTTCTCTGCAAACGATCGCGCAAATGGTGCAGAGCAAAGCGATTGATGTTTCGCCGAAATACCAGCGGCGCGAGCGATGGAAACCGCTTGCACAAGCAGAACTGATCGAGTCATTCTTGATCAATGTTCCCATTCCACCTGTCTACCTAGCGGAAGATGACTTTGGCACTTATTCGGTCATTGACGGTAAGCAACGCATCACGACAATTCATCGATTTCTTTTCGACCAGTTTGCCCTAGAGGGTCTTCATAAATTCCCGGAGGTCAACGGGCTCAAGTTCTCAAACCTGCCGCCGGAACTTTACAACGCTCTGACGATTCGGCCATACGTGCGAGTCGTTACGCTCTTAAAACAAACGGATCCCGAACTCAAATACGAAGTGTTCACTCGACTGAACACTGGTGGCGAACCTCTTTTGCCCCAAGAAATTCGTAACGCGCTTTACCGAGGATCGTTGAACGACCTGCTTTTTGAATTGGCGGATGCACCGTTCCTTCATCGGCAGTTGAAGATTGTGTCGATGAAAGAGACACCATATAAGGAAATGCAAGATGTAGAAGCGGTTTTGCGTTTTCTAAGTTTGAGTTTGAACTGGTCGGACTTTAGCGGAAACATGCGTTACTCGTTGGATGCGTTCGCGGCGGCGAACCGTGACATCAGTAAGCAAAAGATCTCGGCAGCTAAGAAGAAATTTGAGACTGCTCTTGCGCGTTGCGAACATCTATGGGGAGACGATGCATTCAAACGACATCAGGGAGCTGCGTATCGTGACCAGTTCATGTCAGCGATGTTCGATGCGCAGATGATAACTGCATCCGAATTAAGCGAAGCGCGGTACAACGCGCTTTGCACCAAAACAACGACGGTTCGAAAAGAGACCTTGAAGCTTTTCAAGGATGATCGTTTCGTTGACGCGATCCGAGTATCTACGAACACACCCAGTAAGGTGCTGTATCGTATCGACACAATGAAAGAAGCGTTGAAGAATATTGCCTAG